CACTCACCGGCACACCGGCGCGCAGCGATTGCCCCACAGCGTTAGCTGCGAACCTGGCCTTCGCCCTGCACGATCCACTTGGTGGTAGTCAGTTCGGTCAGCCCCATCGGCCCGCGGGCATGCAGTTTTTGCGTGGAGATGCCCACCTCGGCACCCAAGCCAAGCTCCCCGCCGTCGGTAAAGCGTGTGCTGGCGTTCACAATGACGGCTGCCGAGTCCACCACGGCCACAAACTTCTCGGCGTTACCCAAATCGTTGGTCAGGATCGCCTCGGTGTGCCCTGTGCTCCAGGTGCGGATGTGCGTGATCGCCTCGTCCATGGTGTCGACCATCTTCACGGCAAGATCGAGGTCCATGTATTCGGTGGCCCAGTCCTCATCCGTTGCGGCCGTCGCCGTGATGCCGGCGGGCAGAACTGCCTGGACCCGCTCGTCGACATGGAGGCGGACGCCCGCCTTTGCCAGTGCGCTCAGAACGGCGGGGAGTACTTTAGCGTCCTTGTGGACCAGCAGCGTCTCCACGGTGTTGCAGACGCTGGGGCGCTGGGTTTTGGCGTTCAACAAAATCTCGACGCTCATCTCCTCAGCCGCACTGGCGTCAATGAAGATGTGCACATTGCCTTCCCCCGTCTCAATGACGGGCACGGCTGCGTTGGTGACAACGGTTTGAATGAGTTCGCGCCCGCCGCGGGGGATCAGGACATCCACAGCGCCGCGTGCCTTCATGATCAGGTTGGCCCCTGCACGGCCAAACTGGTCCACCGACTGCACCGCGTCGGAGGGCAGACCAACACGG
This genomic interval from Arthrobacter sp. PAMC 25486 contains the following:
- a CDS encoding glutamate-5-semialdehyde dehydrogenase — protein: MTEQIVEQNVAAEVQGITDRARRAARRMAGANRAWKDKGLRAIAKALLENQERILAANAKDVAAGRDNGTSTSMLDRLTLTAPRIQGLADALENLATLPDPVGNVVRGQTLPNGLRMRQINVPMGVVAAIYEARPNVTVDIAGLALKSGNAVILRGGTAASNTNKALLDILRDALDRVGLPSDAVQSVDQFGRAGANLIMKARGAVDVLIPRGGRELIQTVVTNAAVPVIETGEGNVHIFIDASAAEEMSVEILLNAKTQRPSVCNTVETLLVHKDAKVLPAVLSALAKAGVRLHVDERVQAVLPAGITATAATDEDWATEYMDLDLAVKMVDTMDEAITHIRTWSTGHTEAILTNDLGNAEKFVAVVDSAAVIVNASTRFTDGGELGLGAEVGISTQKLHARGPMGLTELTTTKWIVQGEGQVRS